The DNA window ACAGGTTCCGTATCATCGTCCGTAAAACTTCCTTTAATAGAACGCCAGCCAGGTTCCATAATCTTACAGCCTTTTGCTGAAAAATCGTAATGCAACACCTGTAAACCCACATCGGTTATTTCTTTGATACAGGCTTGCGAAAGCGCTTCGAGCAATCGAAATGCAATCATATCATATACCTCATTTTCTTTTGCGTTCAGGGCTGACGGGATTTTATCCGTAATCAGTAATCCGTGGTGGTCGGTAACACGCAGATCGTTCACGATCCGTTTATTGAAACGCCCCCATTTTACTTTTGATACGGCCTGCTTGCAGGTTTCCCTATCTTGCAAAGCCCTCACCAGATTGGGAATTTCTGCCCATACATCTTCAGGAATGTATTTACTTCCCGTACGAGGATACGTAATGAACTTTTTTTCATACAGACTTTGCGCAATGTTGAGGGTTTCTTCGGCTGAGAGGTTCAACTTTTTATTGGCTTCTTTTTGTAATCCGGTAAGGTCGAACAATAAAGGCGGTTGCTCTGTAACGCTTTTGGTTTCTACCGATATAACTGTTGCCGTTTCATTTCGCTGAATGGCCTTCAGTGTATCATCGGCAAGTTTTTGATCCTCCCATTTTGTTTTGGAAATGCTTTTAAAATCTATCAGTTCTTTGTTGTGCAATAACTGGATCTGCCAATATTTCGTTACCGAGAAATGCTTGTTGTCTAAATAGCGTTTGCATATTAAAGCCAATGTAGGTGTCTGTACCCTTCCAAGCGAATAAATGCCGTTTCCCGCGGCAATACTTAAGGCCTGTGTGGCATTGATACCCACAAGCCAATCGGCACGGCTTCTGCCTCGTGCCGCCTGGTACAGTCCGTCAAATGCAGCACCGTCTTTCAGGTTATCAAACCCTTGCTTAATGGCCTTTTCGGTAAGCGAACTAATCCAAAGGCGTTCAAAGGGCTTGTTGCATTTCAGGTATTCGTAAATATAGCGGAATATCAATTCGCCCTCACGACCTGCATCGGTAGCCACAATGATGCTGTTGCTTTGGTTAAAAAGCCGTTCTATGACTTTGAGCTGCTTTAAAGCTCCAGGATCTGCGGTATAACCTTTGTCCTTTTTGATTTTCCGGACAGTCAGTAAAAAAGGGTTGGGGATTATGGGCAAAGCTGATTTGTCAAATCCCGATATACCGTAATCTTCGGGCATTCCCAATCCAATTAAATGACCGAATGCCCACGTAACAAAATAGCCGTTACCTGTCAGGTAGCCATCCTGTTTATCGGATGCCCCAACTAGTCCGGCTATTTCCCTTGCTACGCTTGGTTTTTCTGCGATGATTGTTTTCATATTATACTACATTTTTCTGCCTTTAGATTTTGCGGGTGTTTGAGGTTTTTCCTGTTGTTCCTGCTGCTTTTTGTCTTTTGGGGCTTGCTGTCCTGACTTCAAAGGCTCTTTGATGTTCTTGGTCGCTTCATTAGTTTTACCTTCCGAATTAACCGCTGTTTGGGTTTTATGGGTTTCAACAGGTTTTGCCTGTGCCTTAACCTGGCTTGGAAACTGGAAGTTCGTTTTTCCGGTTTCGGCATTGAAAGTAATATAACCTTGGTACGGTTGTCCTTTCTTATCCTTCAACCCATCAATGTAAACGGTTTGCCCAGCTTTGAAATCCTTGTATTGTTCGTCTGTCAGTTCTTTTCCCCTGAATGTTTTCGGGGCTTCCTGCGGTTGATCGTTCTGATTGCTTTGTTGCGTATTCTGTCCGTTGTTTTGCGTTTGTCTGTTGGTGTTGTTGCGGTCAAACAGAAATTCTACATAACGTTTGTCTGCATTGAACTGTACCGTTGCAGAAAATTCAGTTCCTTTTTTGGAAAGCATACCATCCAGCTGAAGCGGTTTGCCCTCCATTAAGGTTTGCTTTTGTGCGTCGTCCAATTTTACCCCTTTTATCTCATCGGGGATTTTTATGAAATCTGTCCGAAGAGCAATAAGTTCATTGGTCAGTCTATCCACGCTGACAATGGAGGGCATCATTTCTCCCGTCTTAGTGTTTTTCAAATCAACCACTCTGCCCATATTGCCGGTTTCGAGTAGATTTTTTTTATCCTCATCCGTGAATTTGTGCCCAAAAAACTCAAAATTCAGATTGGGTTCTTTTCGGATACCGTGTATTGCTGCCACCACTTGTCCATCTTCTGTAGACTGTAAAGACAAACGGGCATCGGTGCGTACAATCGCACCACCGAGGTTTACACTTACGGGCACAAGCTCATTGGTTTTATAGCCTTTCAACAAAGGGTCTAACAAATTCAGTTTTTCAAGGCGATCTTTACCCAATCCAAGATTGTTCATTGTTTCCCAATCAATCTGTTCCGGCTTAAAGCGATATTCGCTTGTGTCCGTTGTTGTTTGTGTTGTTTCCATATCATTTTTATTTTCTTGTTTTTTATCCTGTTGCGTTTCAGCCTTCACTTCATGCTGCTTCATCAGTTGCTCACCTTCAGGAGTAGGCTTATCAACCTGCTTTTGCATTGCATCTGCAGTATCAATAGCTACAGGTGCAGGTACCTTGAAAAAAGAGAAATTGGTCGGGTTCTTCAACTGGCTGAAGAAATTGGAGAAGAAATTGGAAAAGAAATCTCCATGCTTATCCACACGCATAAACTGATTTTTGTTTTTCTTCGTGGGATCAACGGTTTCCATATTGCCGTTCTCGTCAATGCTTTTTACAGCCTGGATTTTCTTTTTCTCTTTATCCAGCACCAACAATATATCTGAGAATTGTTCTGGCATTTCTTGCCTATGTGTGGTTTCCTCGCTCATGTTCCGAAAATTTTAAAGTTCATAGCCGAATTTATATAAAGCCGTGAGCGCATTTTGTTATATGGCACTCAAAGGCAGTGTTTGTCACTTAATGGCGTTCAACTTAGTTGCCGGCGGATTAAAACTTTCCCGTATAAATTGATGTACGTCAGATAGTTTATAATACAGTTTTCCGCTTATGGTATAATACGGCAGCTTGCCGATGGATCGGTAACGTTGCAGCGAGCGGTTACTAATTTTGAGCATCTGAAGCAAATCCTGATTGTCCAGCAGTTCCTCACCGTCTATACTGTTGCGTTTCCTTTGCAGCTCATCTATATTATCGCCCAACATATCCAGGCGACCCATCAGGCGTTCCATCCACGCCAAAAATTCCATTCTGTCAATATTCATAGGAATATAATTTTAAAGGTTCATGCTTATTTTCTGTCTGTCTTTAGCTTTCTGCCTTTTTCGATATAACTTTTGCC is part of the Chryseobacterium lactis genome and encodes:
- a CDS encoding DUF3945 domain-containing protein, whose product is MSEETTHRQEMPEQFSDILLVLDKEKKKIQAVKSIDENGNMETVDPTKKNKNQFMRVDKHGDFFSNFFSNFFSQLKNPTNFSFFKVPAPVAIDTADAMQKQVDKPTPEGEQLMKQHEVKAETQQDKKQENKNDMETTQTTTDTSEYRFKPEQIDWETMNNLGLGKDRLEKLNLLDPLLKGYKTNELVPVSVNLGGAIVRTDARLSLQSTEDGQVVAAIHGIRKEPNLNFEFFGHKFTDEDKKNLLETGNMGRVVDLKNTKTGEMMPSIVSVDRLTNELIALRTDFIKIPDEIKGVKLDDAQKQTLMEGKPLQLDGMLSKKGTEFSATVQFNADKRYVEFLFDRNNTNRQTQNNGQNTQQSNQNDQPQEAPKTFRGKELTDEQYKDFKAGQTVYIDGLKDKKGQPYQGYITFNAETGKTNFQFPSQVKAQAKPVETHKTQTAVNSEGKTNEATKNIKEPLKSGQQAPKDKKQQEQQEKPQTPAKSKGRKM
- a CDS encoding helix-turn-helix domain-containing protein, giving the protein MNIDRMEFLAWMERLMGRLDMLGDNIDELQRKRNSIDGEELLDNQDLLQMLKISNRSLQRYRSIGKLPYYTISGKLYYKLSDVHQFIRESFNPPATKLNAIK
- a CDS encoding type IA DNA topoisomerase; the protein is MKTIIAEKPSVAREIAGLVGASDKQDGYLTGNGYFVTWAFGHLIGLGMPEDYGISGFDKSALPIIPNPFLLTVRKIKKDKGYTADPGALKQLKVIERLFNQSNSIIVATDAGREGELIFRYIYEYLKCNKPFERLWISSLTEKAIKQGFDNLKDGAAFDGLYQAARGRSRADWLVGINATQALSIAAGNGIYSLGRVQTPTLALICKRYLDNKHFSVTKYWQIQLLHNKELIDFKSISKTKWEDQKLADDTLKAIQRNETATVISVETKSVTEQPPLLFDLTGLQKEANKKLNLSAEETLNIAQSLYEKKFITYPRTGSKYIPEDVWAEIPNLVRALQDRETCKQAVSKVKWGRFNKRIVNDLRVTDHHGLLITDKIPSALNAKENEVYDMIAFRLLEALSQACIKEITDVGLQVLHYDFSAKGCKIMEPGWRSIKGSFTDDDTEPVQDLPELKKGNELKIKEASVLEKKTKPPVLYTEAGLLSAMETAGKEIENEDERKALQNIGIGTPATRAAIIETLFARNYIQREKKSLIPTEKGLQVYDLVKDRKIADVSMTAEWELALQKIENNDADVGAFQKEMETYASTITNELLQTSIAHNNLPQLVCPKCKSQQLIIRDKIVKCPDEGCSWVQFRNVCGVQICIADIESLVNKKSTSLIKGMKSKAGKKFDAYIVLDDYCKTTFEFEKKKKK